In one Chitinophaga sancti genomic region, the following are encoded:
- a CDS encoding MerR family transcriptional regulator: MAAEMYSIKDLENLSGIKAHTIRIWEKRYGIVQPGRTDTNIRYYSNEDLRRLLNISMLTQHGFKISHISQMTDDEIAQKIAGLSIKNHPDLYGDSLLLSLIDLDEQLFNKAFLEILMAEGFENAIIRFIFPFFHRIGIMWQIGTISPAQEHFISNLIRNKIIVATERISRVPDPALGTVLLFLPENELHEISLLFYNYVLRARGYKTIYLGQSVPHESLERLTHTCSFSFIVTNLTNPLPEQDFIEFCQRLCQVADGAKVYIAGPIPDNLGGRLPANGFLQKDLIERLSMGVSV; this comes from the coding sequence ATGGCAGCTGAAATGTATTCGATTAAGGACCTTGAAAATTTATCTGGTATTAAGGCTCATACGATTAGGATATGGGAGAAGAGGTATGGCATTGTGCAACCAGGGCGTACGGACACCAATATCCGGTATTATTCCAACGAGGATTTAAGAAGGTTGCTGAATATCAGCATGTTAACGCAGCATGGTTTTAAGATTTCACATATAAGCCAGATGACGGATGACGAGATCGCGCAGAAAATAGCGGGGTTATCCATTAAAAATCATCCGGATTTGTATGGTGACAGTTTGCTGTTGAGCTTAATTGACCTGGATGAGCAGTTGTTTAACAAGGCTTTCCTGGAAATATTGATGGCGGAGGGGTTTGAGAACGCTATTATCCGGTTTATTTTTCCTTTCTTTCACCGGATTGGTATTATGTGGCAGATAGGTACGATCAGTCCAGCCCAGGAACACTTCATATCTAACCTGATCAGAAATAAGATTATAGTGGCCACTGAGCGTATCAGCCGGGTGCCAGATCCTGCGTTGGGAACAGTATTGTTATTTCTTCCGGAAAATGAACTTCATGAAATCAGCTTATTGTTTTATAATTACGTATTGAGAGCCCGGGGGTATAAAACAATTTACCTGGGGCAGTCTGTTCCACATGAGAGCCTTGAACGGCTTACGCATACGTGCAGTTTTAGTTTTATCGTTACAAATCTGACGAATCCACTTCCGGAACAGGATTTTATTGAATTTTGCCAGCGGCTCTGCCAGGTAGCGGATGGAGCGAAGGTCTATATTGCCGGACCTATTCCTGATAATTTGGGTGGCAGACTGCCTGCAAACGGATTTTTACAGAAGGATCTGATTGAGCGCTTGAGTATGGGGGTGTCTGTTTAA
- a CDS encoding RNA polymerase sigma factor, whose amino-acid sequence MRRYSQLKDLELYRIMLHNSDHAAFQELHNRYWEPVKTIAIRIAHNANHLYIDDMIQETFLALFTYAKDPDLVYNFRALLFAIAKNKMVDYLKKVEKRKSYISFADYETNSTADRSTDSDIIAKELDRIIEKIKAEMPAAMRKIFVMSREEKLDNDEIAYRLNISPETVKNQLHKALKRLRIVKLVLIFCFLQLLRHLLKL is encoded by the coding sequence ATGAGACGTTACTCCCAATTGAAAGACCTGGAGCTATATCGGATTATGCTCCACAACTCTGATCATGCCGCCTTTCAGGAATTACATAACCGCTACTGGGAGCCGGTAAAAACTATCGCCATAAGAATAGCCCATAATGCTAACCACCTGTATATTGACGATATGATACAGGAAACCTTCCTGGCGTTGTTTACCTACGCAAAAGACCCGGATTTGGTTTATAATTTCAGAGCCTTGCTCTTTGCGATTGCCAAAAACAAGATGGTTGATTACCTGAAGAAGGTGGAGAAAAGGAAGAGCTATATCAGCTTTGCTGATTATGAAACTAACTCTACGGCCGACAGGAGTACAGATTCGGACATTATCGCAAAAGAGCTTGACAGGATTATAGAAAAGATAAAAGCTGAGATGCCAGCGGCGATGCGGAAAATATTTGTAATGAGCCGGGAAGAAAAACTGGATAACGATGAAATTGCCTACAGGCTTAATATTTCACCGGAAACTGTAAAGAACCAGCTTCATAAAGCGCTGAAGCGACTCAGGATCGTAAAGCTGGTATTGATCTTCTGTTTCCTCCAGTTACTAAGGCACTTACTAAAATTATAA
- a CDS encoding phytoene desaturase family protein → MSQNVLVIGAGFAGLSAAITLARQGHHVTVVEKHATPGGRARAFSEKGFTFDMGPSWYWMPEVAADFFKRNDRCIEDYFSLIRLDPSYQVIFGKDDSILLPAAFSEICQLFDSIESGSGEKLRQFMAEAEYKYKTAMKTYISKPGLRIGELCNVEVLQSFLKMDMLQSFRHHVKHYFKDERLLRIIEFPILFLGATADKIPAMYSMMNYADMQLGTWYPKGGMAQLAWAFNKLATESGVKLCLNTEVEKLEVVKDKVLGAYTSKGFFSADVVVSGADYHHTDRQLLPADKSNYSAAYWDKRTMAPSCLIYYIGVNRKIPRLQHHNLFFEHDLQQHAASIYTKPSWPTHPLFYLCCPSKTDATVAPAGMENLFYLIPTAPGLEDTPAIREQYLKQVLAETAAYCNDKFEQDIIYCRSYAYSDFISDYHAYKGNAYGLANTLGQTAFLKPSIRHKKIKNLFFTGQLTVPGPGVPPAILSGEMVANYISSLKFGKHEVTI, encoded by the coding sequence ATGAGCCAAAATGTACTGGTCATCGGTGCCGGATTTGCCGGTTTATCTGCTGCTATCACGCTGGCCAGGCAAGGCCATCATGTAACAGTAGTAGAAAAACATGCTACCCCGGGAGGCAGGGCCAGGGCATTCTCTGAGAAAGGCTTCACATTTGACATGGGCCCCAGTTGGTATTGGATGCCGGAAGTAGCCGCTGACTTCTTCAAACGCAATGACCGTTGTATCGAAGACTACTTTTCCCTCATCAGGCTAGACCCATCCTACCAGGTTATTTTCGGCAAGGATGATTCCATTCTCCTGCCGGCTGCCTTCAGCGAAATATGCCAGTTATTCGACAGTATAGAAAGTGGAAGCGGCGAAAAACTCAGGCAATTTATGGCGGAAGCGGAGTATAAATACAAGACCGCTATGAAGACCTACATCAGCAAACCCGGTCTCCGCATTGGTGAGTTGTGCAATGTAGAGGTACTCCAGTCTTTCCTTAAAATGGATATGCTGCAGTCATTCCGTCATCATGTCAAACATTACTTCAAAGATGAACGCCTGCTGCGTATCATTGAATTTCCGATTCTCTTCCTGGGTGCTACTGCCGACAAAATTCCAGCCATGTACAGCATGATGAACTATGCAGACATGCAACTCGGCACCTGGTACCCCAAAGGAGGAATGGCACAGTTGGCCTGGGCTTTTAATAAACTGGCCACGGAGTCAGGTGTCAAACTGTGCCTGAATACAGAAGTGGAAAAACTGGAAGTAGTAAAGGATAAAGTACTGGGTGCATATACCAGCAAAGGTTTTTTCAGCGCGGATGTTGTCGTTTCCGGTGCCGATTATCATCATACTGACAGGCAATTGTTACCAGCGGATAAAAGTAATTACTCAGCAGCTTATTGGGATAAGCGCACAATGGCTCCTTCCTGCCTGATCTATTATATTGGTGTCAATCGTAAAATACCCCGACTGCAGCATCATAACCTGTTTTTCGAACACGATTTGCAGCAACATGCAGCAAGCATTTACACCAAGCCATCATGGCCCACGCATCCGCTATTCTACCTGTGCTGTCCCTCCAAAACCGATGCTACCGTAGCTCCTGCAGGAATGGAAAATCTTTTCTACCTGATCCCTACAGCACCCGGTCTGGAAGATACACCAGCAATAAGAGAGCAATACCTGAAACAGGTTTTAGCTGAAACAGCAGCATATTGCAATGATAAATTTGAACAGGACATCATCTATTGCAGGTCATACGCATATAGCGATTTCATCAGCGATTACCATGCATATAAAGGTAACGCATATGGGTTAGCCAATACTTTAGGACAAACGGCTTTTCTAAAACCATCTATCCGTCATAAGAAAATCAAGAATCTATTTTTCACCGGTCAGCTCACTGTTCCCGGCCCGGGAGTACCGCCTGCAATTCTTTCAGGAGAAATGGTAGCCAATTACATTTCAAGTCTAAAATTCGGCAAACATGAAGTTACTATTTGA
- a CDS encoding phytoene/squalene synthase family protein: MKLLFDKLSAQCSKLTTEEYSTSFSLGIRLLNKKFHAPIYAIYGFVRFADEIVDSFHDYDKAALLRHFREETYRAIKDRISLNPILNSFQQVFHDYNIEQELVDTFLDSMEMDLHQHFYTRSIYEQYILGSAEVVGLMCLKVFTENNHDLYCHLRAAAMKLGAAFQKVNFLRDVKADSQELGRHYFPLVNLNDFTNKDKSAIESEIANDFREALPGIMQLPLSSRKGVYLAYTYYQVLFKKIKSLPAQRIMTERIRVPNTHKIGIMLQTLFFPSNLIQQ; the protein is encoded by the coding sequence ATGAAGTTACTATTTGATAAGTTAAGCGCACAATGTAGTAAATTAACAACAGAGGAATACAGCACTTCGTTCTCACTTGGCATCAGGCTGCTGAATAAAAAATTTCATGCGCCCATTTATGCCATTTATGGATTCGTTCGTTTTGCAGATGAGATAGTCGACTCTTTTCATGATTATGATAAAGCAGCCCTGCTGCGGCATTTCAGAGAAGAAACCTACAGGGCTATCAAAGACCGGATCAGTTTAAATCCTATCTTAAATAGTTTTCAGCAAGTCTTTCATGATTATAATATAGAACAGGAGTTGGTGGACACATTTCTTGATAGTATGGAAATGGACCTCCACCAGCATTTTTATACCCGCAGTATTTATGAGCAATACATACTGGGTAGCGCAGAAGTAGTGGGACTGATGTGCCTGAAGGTTTTTACGGAAAACAATCATGACCTGTATTGCCATTTGCGTGCTGCCGCCATGAAACTGGGAGCAGCCTTTCAAAAGGTGAACTTCCTGCGCGATGTAAAGGCTGACAGCCAGGAACTGGGCAGGCATTATTTCCCCCTGGTCAACCTGAATGATTTTACCAACAAGGATAAATCAGCCATTGAATCTGAAATCGCCAATGATTTCAGAGAAGCACTGCCAGGCATCATGCAACTGCCACTCAGCTCCCGGAAAGGCGTGTACCTTGCCTATACCTATTACCAGGTATTGTTCAAAAAAATCAAAAGCCTGCCAGCGCAACGAATTATGACAGAACGCATCAGGGTGCCTAATACCCATAAAATCGGCATCATGTTACAAACCTTGTTCTTTCCATCAAACCTTATTCAGCAATGA
- a CDS encoding FecR family protein: MTPQEAENLLARYVAQQCTQDEENLVNSWLNKVLEERKFPESFSMDMTTKAEDWEKLIAEKNRRMPVYEPRTRSIIRPAAVATAIAAVAIGIVALVYYQPFTKVRDVNMAAANKDTTITHQKKDFKTVLPDGSIVYLNGASKLRYPKGLTDKERNVFLEGEAYFEVRADRNRPFIVSCSGQQLQVIGTHFNVRSYNGEDVVTTLVEGAVKVTNTRNKNQEIRLQPGDQSTLNAAGFEVKQVDPNSVISWKNEFVFNETPLKTALKELARWYDVGVDSSRMENVPTLDAVYGKEEPLPKLLKEISRSTKVNVLLRNNVITVE; this comes from the coding sequence ATGACCCCTCAAGAAGCAGAGAATTTACTCGCCCGGTACGTTGCTCAGCAATGTACGCAGGATGAAGAGAACCTTGTTAACTCCTGGTTGAATAAGGTGCTCGAAGAAAGAAAATTTCCGGAAAGCTTTTCAATGGACATGACTACAAAGGCCGAAGATTGGGAAAAATTGATTGCCGAAAAGAACAGGCGGATGCCTGTATATGAACCCAGGACCCGTAGCATTATTCGTCCGGCGGCCGTAGCTACCGCTATTGCAGCTGTCGCCATTGGCATTGTAGCCCTGGTGTATTACCAGCCTTTTACTAAAGTCAGGGATGTGAACATGGCTGCTGCCAACAAGGATACGACGATCACTCATCAGAAGAAAGACTTTAAAACTGTTTTGCCTGATGGTAGTATCGTTTATCTGAATGGCGCCAGTAAGCTGAGGTATCCGAAAGGACTGACAGACAAAGAAAGAAATGTCTTCCTGGAAGGTGAAGCCTATTTTGAAGTGCGCGCTGACAGGAACAGGCCTTTTATTGTTAGTTGTAGCGGGCAGCAATTACAGGTAATCGGTACTCACTTTAATGTGAGGAGTTACAATGGAGAAGATGTTGTTACTACATTAGTAGAAGGCGCTGTAAAGGTGACCAATACGCGGAATAAAAACCAGGAAATACGATTACAGCCAGGAGATCAGTCCACACTGAATGCGGCAGGATTTGAAGTGAAGCAGGTAGACCCCAACAGTGTTATTTCCTGGAAAAATGAATTTGTCTTTAATGAAACCCCTTTAAAAACTGCGCTGAAAGAACTGGCGCGATGGTATGATGTAGGTGTCGATTCCAGCCGGATGGAGAATGTGCCAACACTTGATGCTGTGTATGGCAAAGAAGAACCACTTCCGAAATTGCTGAAAGAAATATCACGATCTACCAAAGTGAATGTACTTCTGCGCAACAATGTCATTACTGTAGAGTAA
- a CDS encoding sterol desaturase family protein, giving the protein MNHYLILLCTLLAGFAGMEGIAWLTHKYIMHGPLWNLHRDHHRKDEGQFLEKNDFFFLIFAIPGIALFLLGTIYKSFPVIGLASGITLYGFTYFMVHDVFVHQRFKWFRHSNHPYLRALRRAHKIHHKHLGKEQGECFGMLFFPGKYFREVSNKHKNEVHVPGDRY; this is encoded by the coding sequence ATGAACCACTACCTGATTTTACTATGCACATTGCTGGCCGGTTTTGCCGGGATGGAAGGAATCGCATGGCTTACACATAAATACATCATGCATGGACCGCTCTGGAACCTGCATAGAGATCATCATCGTAAAGATGAAGGGCAGTTCCTGGAAAAAAATGACTTCTTCTTCCTGATCTTTGCCATACCCGGAATCGCATTATTCCTGCTGGGCACCATCTATAAAAGCTTTCCTGTTATAGGACTGGCATCAGGTATTACCCTGTATGGTTTTACTTATTTTATGGTACATGACGTATTCGTGCATCAGCGTTTTAAATGGTTCAGGCATAGCAATCATCCTTATTTAAGAGCACTGAGAAGAGCACATAAAATACATCATAAACACCTGGGAAAAGAACAAGGAGAATGCTTTGGTATGCTGTTTTTCCCGGGTAAATATTTCAGAGAAGTTTCAAACAAGCATAAAAATGAAGTTCACGTACCTGGCGATAGATATTAG
- a CDS encoding DUF4185 domain-containing protein, whose product MKTQLTIGMVATMLCFACTKMIAPRPEANENLAVSNSAVAPYQDASATAFFRRTSGSIAFDGALSVPLSNGKVVWLFNDTFYDDLNSDGTVPCIFNKHNTVLIQPANHSWDPAQTTNLLLYGNPDLFQSVTPGNYFWPSAGVEIGNKVYTVCLEMSSSTGQLVNEILAALNEADNTVSYTTLPDFNGIDFTKGMVKNLDGYVYVWGGKLKPNTIGQCDVYVARFPQNSPGSWTFWNGTSWGTAAAAAAVIVTAPSGGISVSYVNTKYVMIVTNFNMVCDGGTAIYGAASSSPVSGWDAIGTNVIYNIPDRLQGHTPFFYTPCIHPEFNANNEFLFTYCINTYQPCVAACNNNKFDPDIYRPRAVRVPFSVLNL is encoded by the coding sequence ATGAAGACTCAGTTAACCATTGGTATGGTAGCAACCATGTTATGTTTTGCCTGTACCAAAATGATTGCTCCACGACCTGAGGCCAATGAAAATCTGGCTGTTTCCAATTCCGCTGTAGCCCCATACCAGGATGCCAGTGCTACGGCATTCTTCCGGCGAACGTCTGGTTCTATTGCTTTTGATGGTGCACTTTCAGTACCCTTGTCTAATGGCAAGGTGGTATGGCTATTCAATGATACTTTTTATGATGACTTGAATTCAGATGGCACTGTACCCTGTATTTTTAATAAGCATAATACGGTGTTGATACAGCCGGCTAATCATAGCTGGGATCCGGCACAGACAACGAATCTGTTGTTGTACGGTAATCCGGATTTGTTCCAGTCCGTTACACCGGGTAATTATTTCTGGCCTTCTGCGGGTGTGGAAATAGGCAATAAGGTATATACTGTTTGCCTGGAGATGAGTAGTTCAACAGGGCAGTTGGTAAATGAAATCCTGGCTGCCTTGAATGAGGCAGATAATACGGTTTCGTATACTACACTGCCTGATTTTAATGGGATTGATTTTACGAAAGGGATGGTGAAGAACCTGGATGGTTATGTGTATGTGTGGGGTGGAAAATTGAAGCCTAATACGATTGGGCAGTGTGATGTGTATGTGGCAAGGTTTCCGCAGAATAGTCCGGGGAGCTGGACATTCTGGAATGGCACTTCCTGGGGCACTGCTGCGGCAGCAGCTGCTGTGATTGTGACTGCACCATCAGGAGGGATCAGTGTTAGCTATGTGAATACGAAGTATGTGATGATAGTAACGAATTTTAATATGGTATGTGATGGAGGAACGGCTATTTACGGAGCGGCAAGTAGTAGTCCGGTGAGTGGATGGGATGCTATTGGTACGAATGTTATTTATAATATCCCGGACAGGTTGCAGGGGCATACGCCATTTTTTTACACGCCGTGTATTCATCCGGAGTTTAATGCGAATAATGAGTTCCTGTTTACTTATTGTATTAATACGTACCAGCCTTGCGTAGCGGCGTGTAATAATAATAAGTTTGATCCGGACATTTATCGGCCACGTGCGGTAAGAGTGCCATTTTCTGTGTTGAATTTATAG